The Pristis pectinata isolate sPriPec2 chromosome 9, sPriPec2.1.pri, whole genome shotgun sequence genomic interval GTCAAGTCTTGGATCTTCCACATCTATTTGGTACAATCCTTTGTTTTGGACTTACCACTGGTGTTCAAGTATGTTAATAAGGAACTTTGGACTGACAAAAGGAGTTTCTTTACAGGTTAAGACAGCATAGGACCAGTGGAAAACTCTTAATTAAATataagagaaaataatttatctTTTATCTAtcttctttatctttattagtcacatgtacatcgaaacacacagtgaagtacatctttttgcgttgtgttctgggggcagcctgcaagtgttgtcacgcttccggcgccaacatagcatgcccacaacttcctaacctgtatgtctttggaatgtgggaggaaaccagaacacctgggggaaacccacacacacaaggagaactccttacagacagtggctggatttgaacccaggcggctggcgctgtaaagcattacgttaaATTGACTagagttatagagccatacagcagacaggccccttggcccattgagtcatgCACCAGTTTACACctatcctacgttaatcccatttcattctttccACACCCTAGATTCTACCAATCAGCTACAcaccagtggcaatttacagtggccaattaacctactgacctgcatgtctttgggaggaaaatggagcacccaggggaaccccACTTCTCAGGACAACTTACAAACTCCACGCActcagcactagaggtcaggattgaacctgggtctctggagctgtaagtcATTGGCTCTACAGGCTGCATCCCTGCTTAGGTTGTAGAAATTTGATTTATAGAAATCTGAGGctatctcattttatttttaaaatggtatcATGCAGTTGTTTCATAGATTCCTCTCCATCTGCCTGCTGCAATATTTCTTCCTTTAGGTGAAAGAAAACCCAACTACTATTTGTAAAAATGTAAATCATAAGTCTGTTTGATATTGGAAAATGGTCTCCTTTGAAGTTGGGGTTATTAACTGTGGGTAGTCTGTGCAAGTGGCtgcctgtccaaactctccctcTTTCAAGGCTTGATATTGGTAAGTGGCCATACATGCAGTCTGTCTGATTGTCAACCTGGCTCGGTGACTGCTGTACTGCAAAATTACTTCACAACCTCTGGTTTTTCAGGTTTTCCCATAAAACATACTACAGCATTCCCCCCCGTCATTCCCAGACACAGATATcagttgtttttaaattaatacttctgAAAGAAGTAGTAGCATTATACAAAATATAACTTTATTAATTCAATTGTAAATTAGCATGTGTACACATCACAATAGCATAGCATCTCCTCAAAATATATGACATATTTTACATCAATGGCTATTTCCTTTTGGAGTATGCATTGAAGTACTAGTGAAGTGTGTATGGAGTTCTGCCATCAAGTAATACATCAGAATCATTATGTGAACAATTCAGACAGTTacttaaataaaatgtttataaTCCTCTTACAGAAGAAAATTTGTTGCATGTACATCAGTGGTGTTCATTGAGAGTGTGCTGGCGTGGACACTGAATTAAGAAAACTTGCTGCTTTTAAAAGGTATAAGTGACATCCTTTATATGTCACACAGCCGAACAAGCACAATAGAGGACCCATGCTCCTTGATGTGTACTGAAAGTTGCATAAGTAAATTGCAGAGCACCTATGGTAGCTTAAACTGATTATATTCTAGCTATACATGGAACAGCATCTTAATTGATGTATTACAAACTTAAATGCTTCAACTGAATACAAATCTTCGAAAGCTCAGACATTTTGTTGCCAATTCGAGAGTCATTACCTTATAGAATTTGCTTCCTGTGATTTCAAAGGGTTACACACATTTTACTATGTACAAAATTCAACAAATGTAGTTCTTATAAACACAAATTTATTAagcattgttttatttaaaacaagtAATTTCTTTCACAATATATTCTATGTCCAACTTGCTCTGTCTGAATTTTGGGATGAAGATATTAAGTTGCCTTTTCActaatgctgtctgactctataggTCCTGCTGTTTCAGATTATTGGTATTTGCCATCTTTCCAATCACCTACACTACAGTACTTGGTATTCTCAACAGATGAATGGCATGATGGGGAAAGCAGGATGGCATTTATTTCTCTTAACTTCAGAGGCAACAAGCTTCTTGGAACACTTAGTCATGCTGTGAGATTGCTGACTGTaaaacctcctcctcattccaaGAAGATCAGATAATGGTTTGAAGAAATTAAACTGGTAACAACATTGGTGCATTCATTCATCTGAAAATGTAAGGAACCTCTTGTCTTTTAGGGTAATAAAATGACAGTTTTAAAGATGATGAGGATTATGTTGTAAATAGGCATTGTAACAGTCATCAGAGTGAGTTTGGTTATTGTACCCTGAGGCCCAAGCAACATGAAAACCTGTGAAGTCATCTGTGATTAATATTTTATCACTAGATGCATTTACTCTGATTTCTAAATGGACTTTGACCCATTCATTACTGATAGCATCTTGTGGCAGAACATCAATAGTGTACTGGCCTGAAACGTTATATTAACAAGCTGTCCATTTGGACACATGGGcataaagaaaagcttttcattgttttGTCAGTTTTCACACAGCTGTTTAATAGGTCTCCAAACAACTGTTCCCATATTTGGTAATCACTCCTTTATCAAGATGCACAAAATAGTCTTATATGTGTTTCAGCTTACAATCTCATCTTGGTCAGCTCTTCAgcatcttttaattttatttttatgggatgaggatgttactgccaaggccagcatttattacccatccccatCGCCCTcgggaaggtggtagtgagccacctcctttaacatctgcagtccttttagtGAAGGTACCattctgttgggtagggagttccaggatttagaccaagtgacaatgaaggaggaACAATATATTTCAAGCACGATGTGTGTCTTGGAGGGAAACTGCAGATTGTGGCATTCCTGTGTACCTGGAATcacacggatgtaggtgggaagggattgaacCAGGAGGGAACAGGATAGTGTATAGGTATGAGGATATGAGCTCCGTGGGGCATTCCTCTGTACCTGTTGCCCTTGACTTTTAGTAATTAGAACTTGTTGGTTTGGGGGATGCTGTAGGAGCAGCCTTGGTGATTAGCTGCAGTTTGCAGTGCAGTCTGTGACAGTGGctagagagaaagagaattggTGGCAGTGATAAAAGGCGTGTGGAAGCAGGAGAAGACTATGTTTAAACTTTCAAAGGTTTAATTGCAGAATGTTAGGCCTACCAAGATAGGCCAACAGCACAGAGTAGCATGGCTGAGACAAGAAGTGCTGAGCTAGGTATCATGAGTAGATTAGACAACTTCAAGTGCTAATCCTTGCTTTCTTGTtcaactcctttctatcaccctTGCATAGAGTCAGCATGTAGATTAGAAATAGGAACAGGGCATGGATTAGGGCATTTCAATGATATAGTGAAGAAGTGGGGGAGATTCTCTGATTATGACTGGATGTAAACAAGTAGAATCTGGGTGATATTTAATTTAGCCAATCCAAATCTGGTGATGAATATCTAAACTATCTGTATATCATTTGTTCTGACCTCCTTGCATCTGGATCAAAGTACAATGAAGATGAAAGGTTAATGTCTTTGCTGGGAACATGGGCAGCATGGGTTGACGTGAGGGAGTGATTGACCAGACTGATAGCTCCAGAAGAGttctttcacaaaaccatatttGAGAGCCATTTTCTGGATTCAGTAAACCCAAACAAACTCCCTGTACCACCCAGGTGATTGGCATCAAAGGTTTCTTGTCAAAAGTAGGGCAGTGTTTTTGTAGTGGAATCACTGTAGTCTTGAACAGAAACCAAGATGATGCACAAACTTATGATGGTGTCTGGAAATATCTGAAGCCCTACCACTCATCAGAAAAAGAACTGCTTAACATTCACACTGAGCCCACTTTTGAGTAGTTTAAATGCATTTATTCTTTCCCAATCTGCAACACACCCTTTCACTATATTACATTTCTGAAACATCAGGCTAGATGAAGGAGTTTCTCAGAAAATGGAGGTCTGAATGCATCGATCTTCATCCTGTCTACCCAATGACAACTCCAGTGGCTATTTTATATCTACACAGCTTTATAAATTTTTAGGTATGCTTGTGGTTAATAAATTACAGAACTTCACAAAATATATTCAACATTTCTCAGGCATCACCCAAAGAGAATTAGTAAGAATGGAAAGAGAGAACAGACAGGTGTATAAACATTGCTGATTTCTCTCTGAAAAGTCTGCTTTTACAAGGAGAACAAAGCTTTTTCCGTTGCATTTGGCCAAGGGCCAAGGATTTCTATCCCATATTATAAAACAATGAAGCAAACATTgcatctttgtttctctctttttgtCAGCCAACACTGTATAGTTTTACAACTAATGGAACATAACCTAAACTGAAAAAGCAGGTCTGCCATTATTGTCTAATAAAGAAGACCTTCAATATATTTCACCTTAACTGTACAAAATGATGTATTATGAACGTCAaggcacaaaataaaacaaaaggcgAAGTTTAGAAAAAAACTCATGACACATTAGTCCCCATCTTCATATTTGAACAGCAATGTTTCATGTTCTGTTCATCGTTCACCGTTCAGTGCAGGGTCGTTCATCATCATGTTTGCATACACTTACTTTACTGTGGATACTTTGGAGCTTTTCTGCATGCTGATTATATCTCCACTGATTTGTTCAGGCTCAGTCTTGACAAAGATGTTCCTCATAGTGGACTGGAAGTTATTAGTGACAAAGCAGTAGACAATTGGATCCAAGCAGCTATTGAGGCTACTGAGGGTCACCGTGACGTGGTATACGATTAGGCTGATATGCAGCGGGATATCAGGGTTGATGTAGATCACAACCTGACGGATATGAAAGGGTGTGAAGCAGATCATGAAAATGACTAGGACAGTGACTAGAAGTTGGACAGCTCTCATACGCCGTTCTCTGCTCTGCTGCATTAAGTTTGGTTTGGCAAGGGCACACATGATCCTAATGGTGAAGACCGTGATGATCAGTAAAGGCAGAAAGTACTCAAATACTGTCAGAGCAAAGAGCTTAGACAGACAACAAGCAGCATACTTGATTGCAGTGGAAAGTATAGAGTAGGTGACAATAATGGCAAAGAGCCAGATAAAGACGCAAATCCCTTTGGCATAGTGGGGGTTCCTCCACTTGCGTGATGCTTCGACCTGGACGATGGCAAGGTACCTGTCTACACAGATACAGGTTAGGAACAGGATGCTGCAGTACATGTTCACAAAATAGCTGAAAATGTGCACAAATGAGCATGTCAAGCATTTGCCACCACTGCAATACATTATTATCCTGGTCGGTAAGGAGAAACCCACCATCAAATCCGTGATTACCAGGTTTATGGTGTAGATGACAGATGTTGTTTTAGTCTTGGTACGAAAACAGAAAACATACAATGCAACGCTGTTGAGGACAATGCCAACTACAAATATGAGAACATTAATTATCATCAAGGCGAGCCACAGACTGTAGTAATCATTGTAAAGAGCTTCATCGAGATGCGCAAGTTTATGTAGATAGGGCTCCTTGTGGGTGTGGGTTTCATTGCTATGGCCACTTATGGATATGTTGGCAAGATTTTGTTCAACTGTTGCAGTCTGCATGCTGAACTTTTGGTTGACCtgtaacaagaaaaaaaacataattttagtGAAATTAGAAATtaactggaatgagctgccaaaggaggtggttgcggcaggtacaataacaacatttaaaaggcccctggataggtacatgaatcagaaaggtttagagggatatgtgccaaatgaaGGCAAACGGGACAAGCatatatgggcatcttggtcggtatggatgagttggaccaaaggaccggtttttgtgctgtattattctatgactttatgaatctATAACTGAAGTTCTCCAAGTAATTTGCATCAAAGGGGGTAATTTTGACCTTTGCACACAGGGCAGGTTGTCTGTCCATCACAGCAATTAGCTCATCCTAATTCTATTGAGTGATTTGGTGAGTTCTCAGATCCACAGTTTTCTACCTGACTACTAAAGTTCAAAATTACCTCCAGTGGCCTCTTAGACATTCCATGTTTTTAGTTCTTTCACGGTAGTCTCTGTCTAGGCTGGTTTTTGTTGCCCTTCCTAATTACATTTGAACTAAATGGCTTGAGAGCAGTTAAAAATTTGTTACATTGCTGCATATCTGGGGTTTTATGTAGGCTATGTTAGGGAGCAGCAAGCCATAGTCAGACGGTATATAGTATAGTAACGATTGGTTTCATTAATACAagcaagaaccagccttcaaGTTACTTTCATAAACTATGATTGGTTTTGAAATTGTAAGGACCGCTGCGTAAACAAATACCATCGCCTGTGAAGGGAGCAGCCTGCTGGCTCACTGCCGAAGGTCATTTAAGAGATATGCATTAGAAACTGACAATACTTGATCTGTCAATAGATACGAGCATAAAAGTAATCTGTTTAAGTATTGTGACAAAGCAAATGAGTCATTCTGGTATACATTGGCCCAATATACAGACAACAGAGCTAGGTTAATTGAAACACATCAAATCCTTGCCATGACAATAGCTATGATATCCACTGATAACGAGAAACAATAAATGAAGTTGGAGCCATTAAAACCAGGCATTAGAAGTGAGACACCCTGAGCTTTGCATCGTTGTATGACAGACAGGGGGATACAACAGATGAAAGGGGGCTCCGTGTCTCCAAATCTGGAATGAAATCATGGAGGTTCCAAACTGATTATTTTTCTAATTAGCACTTCAAACTTGGCCATAGTCATATTTGTTCTGTTGATCAATACTTGGACTCTCTGTGCATTCAAAGAGCCATGCCTCACAACACTGTGGTAAAAGAAGGATGTCTGGGTTTTGACCTCATAAGCTTATAGAATATTGACATGAATACTTTGACTCAACAAAGACATTTGAATATCCTTATCACTTatgatgtgctcccattgtaaatgtatAATTCCATGGAATCATTTCTCTCCTATGtgaaactgtatttaatcacctgtTATCTTCTTTGTAGCTAAAAAGTATAGGAACCTGATACAGTTTGAGTTGTTCCACCAGGTCTCCCTGTGTActtgcttgtgctgaataaagaacAGTTGCATCTGCAGTTCTGGATTCTGAGAAGCCACACAGGACAGGCCAGGTGAGGATGCCAAATATTCTTgtctaaaggacattagtgaacaatTTTTTAATGACAGTCAAAATGTTTCATGGTCACCTCTTACAATGTTATCTTTTTAATTCCaggttatttaattacttgaatttaaattcccaagtcGGGATGGTGGCATTTGAATTTATCCATCTGAAGCATCTCTTCTGAATTTTCATCCACAAGCCTCACTCTACTACATCTCTAAGAACCTAATCCCATTCCTCTAATCACTCCTCTACTCATGATATTCCAAGTGcactctttttttccctccattctAACACGAGGTGACTGTGAGTGAGGATATTGGGTGTGTATTCATTGGTAGGGCATGACCTGACCTGCAGTGCATGCTGGATTTCTGTTCCAGTGCTTCAGCCTTCTCTTATGTTGATAAATGACAGATCGAACAGACAGCCGTATATCTCAGTTTGCTGCCAGCCATAAGCTGGATGGGAGAGTAAGCAGTAAGGGTGGGAGCAAGGAATTGACAAAAACATGAATAGATTCAGTGGGTGGGCAAACTGTGACAGAGGGGAATTCAAGTGTTCGGATATCCACATTAGACCAAAGGAAGTAGGATCAGACAAAAAAACAACTAAGGGTTCTCCCAAACAAAAAGCAGCCATGAACACTAGAAATCACTAAAAGCTAATGGGGAGatacaaaaataattcaaaaaggcaatagaaaggcggcacggtagcgtagcggttagcgcaacgctattacagcaccggcgatcggggttcgattcctgtcgctgtctgtaaggagtttgtatgttctcccgtgtctgcgtgggtttcctccgggtgctccggtttcctcccacattctaaagacatacgggtaggttaatttgggggtttaaaatgggcggcgcggacttgttgggccagaagggcccgttaccacgctgtaaataaaagttaaaaattaaaaaaaattatgaggaatGATAATTTACAATGGAATGAAAATTAGGCTACTGCTGTATAAAGTTCCAGTGAAGctacatctgcagttttggattcaattttGAGCACTAAGCCTTAGGGAGGATATTTTGGTCTTGGAGTTCATGCAGGATAAGTGTCAAGATATAAGAATAGGTTACACAGGTTAGTTTTGCATTGTCTTGGATgtagaaaataaaacagtgaCTTAATTGAGAAGAAGATTACAGCATTCAATAGGGTAGATTAAGAGGAAATACTTCTTCTGATGGGGAGACTCTAGGGCAAGAGGACATAGACCATTAGAGTTAAGACGGGTATGATGTTAGAaataatttcttcacacaaatacaaatgcaaatctttaACTTACTTTCAAAAAACAGCTGAGGTAAATCAGttgcaaatttcaaaactgagattgatttttCTTAGGCATGCAATTTAAGGGTttatggagcaaggtggggggatggAGTTAAGATTCAGATCAGTGATGGGTTAAATGAGTGGTGATAAAGCCAGAAGTGACTGAATGATCTACTTTTGTTTGTATGTTCCACTAAATCCCATTGACTTTTGATATTTTCGCAACTTcaaaaaaatctaattaaaatCAACCTGTCAACAGTGTCTTTGGCAAACTCATGTatttatattacatttttttaGGTCTGACTGTTAACTGTAAATTGGCTTTATACAGTTTGTAATATTGATTCAAGATGGGAGATTGCAAGATTTGGTTCACAGCATTCTCATCCCTTGTATTATATGTATGAATACTAGGATGGTTATCAGACACTCCCTACATGGACTGCAAGCTGGGAATTTATAGGCTGCTGTGCCTTATGTTCTGCCGAGGAACTTCAGTCCATGGGTTATCAGATACTGGAAGCGGCAATGATTTTTAACCAGGATTACTGTTCTTTCCAATTGTCCTTTGCCCTGCAATCAATGAAAGGCAGCTTATAGATATGGTCAATATGTGCTATAGAGCAAAGAAATTGccccagcatttgcaatttttctaaCAGGGCTCCACTTAACAAATGCTCAGGACCACATTGATATTTGGGTGCTTTGGATTGCCAATCAGATTTTATTTGCCACAGCCAaagtttagtttgttttttttggattGAAAAGTTTTGTACATATCAAAATCCCAGACTTTCCTTAAAAGGAAATTTGATTGTCCATGTTGAATTTGAAGCACCATAGAAACTTAGGTGGTACAGTCTGTCTGAATCCATTGCTTCTGTTTACAACGTGTCTGCCTGCAGTAAATTCTCCCAGAGTAGATAGGGTTGCAGAATGTGACAGCTTAGCAAAAGCTAAGAGCTGAGATCCTTCAAATATAGGACCCTATAGTTCATTAAGTGAATATCTCTCTCTTTGTGGTGCCAAGACTTGCAGAGCAGACCTATAAATCCCTATCTGTGCTAAGTTTGTTAACATCAGCCAAAGCAGCAGTTGGAGGGTTTAAATGAGTCTCAGGAACAccctacaattttttttttttgttatcaAGATTTGTTCATGAAGAATGGACACAAATGATTTACAGGAGGAGACTGGTACTAGTGCACATTACTCCAGACTCGTCAGCACTTCCAAAGATAATAGGGTATAAATTACTCCAGAATGTCAGTTGTTTCTAGAGATATCAAGCTACAGAATCCCTCTAGAACTTTAACTGATTCCAGAGATAATTAGTTACAGAATTTTGCTGGAATTTCAGCACATCCCAGAAATATTGGGATATAGAATTACCTCAGAATTTCAACTCTTTCCTGCAATAGTACAGTGCAGAATTACTCCAGAACAAATCAGCATATATCTGGAATAAGGTCTGAAATCAGGTCCCACTTAACAATCTTGGCATGGTTCTGGgccaggaggcacaagagactgcagatgctggaatctggagcaacaaacaatctgctggaagaactcagtgggttaagcagcatctgtggggaagggtggaaggttgtggggaaggaattgttgccattttaggtcgaaatcctgcattaggactcaatgttctgatgcaggattttgaccagaaatgttgacagttcctttctccctataatgctgcttgatctgctgagttccttcagcagattgtttgttgctcaaggttCTGACCCATCTATTTAAATGAAATGAACCCCGTGCCTCTCCGACATCAACCCTGAGGCAAAG includes:
- the LOC127574642 gene encoding G-protein coupled receptor 20-like isoform X1; this translates as MMVVFLKQVNQKFSMQTATVEQNLANISISGHSNETHTHKEPYLHKLAHLDEALYNDYYSLWLALMIINVLIFVVGIVLNSVALYVFCFRTKTKTTSVIYTINLVITDLMVGFSLPTRIIMYCSGGKCLTCSFVHIFSYFVNMYCSILFLTCICVDRYLAIVQVEASRKWRNPHYAKGICVFIWLFAIIVTYSILSTAIKYAACCLSKLFALTVFEYFLPLLIITVFTIRIMCALAKPNLMQQSRERRMRAVQLLVTVLVIFMICFTPFHIRQVVIYINPDIPLHISLIVYHVTVTLSSLNSCLDPIVYCFVTNNFQSTMRNIFVKTEPEQISGDIISMQKSSKVSTVK
- the LOC127574642 gene encoding G-protein coupled receptor 20-like isoform X2 — translated: MQTATVEQNLANISISGHSNETHTHKEPYLHKLAHLDEALYNDYYSLWLALMIINVLIFVVGIVLNSVALYVFCFRTKTKTTSVIYTINLVITDLMVGFSLPTRIIMYCSGGKCLTCSFVHIFSYFVNMYCSILFLTCICVDRYLAIVQVEASRKWRNPHYAKGICVFIWLFAIIVTYSILSTAIKYAACCLSKLFALTVFEYFLPLLIITVFTIRIMCALAKPNLMQQSRERRMRAVQLLVTVLVIFMICFTPFHIRQVVIYINPDIPLHISLIVYHVTVTLSSLNSCLDPIVYCFVTNNFQSTMRNIFVKTEPEQISGDIISMQKSSKVSTVK